The Streptomyces sp. NBC_00162 genome window below encodes:
- a CDS encoding TerD family protein, which translates to MTHAMQKGSNIPVAATAVRAVLRWTTGPEVPDVDASALLVGPDGRVRSDEDFVFYNQPRHPSGAVWRLGKKQLGEAVTDAVQADLRTVTPAVDRILVVASAEDVPFQRVRDLRILLYDATATGGSEPLAYFDVRPETGAETALICGELYRRGEGWKFRALGEGYSDGLVGLATDHGISVDENAPEPAASPAAGSPAAGPTAEQTAAMAPPTQALPPVQPAYGYPQPVSPAPVPGPGADPSFRLPVQGPQFIRR; encoded by the coding sequence ATGACGCACGCGATGCAGAAGGGCTCGAACATCCCGGTGGCCGCCACGGCGGTCCGGGCGGTGCTGCGCTGGACAACCGGCCCCGAGGTACCCGACGTGGACGCCTCCGCACTGCTCGTGGGCCCCGACGGCCGGGTGCGTTCGGACGAGGACTTCGTCTTCTACAACCAGCCCCGGCACCCCTCGGGGGCCGTCTGGCGGCTGGGCAAGAAGCAGCTCGGCGAGGCGGTGACCGACGCCGTCCAGGCGGACCTGCGGACGGTGACCCCGGCCGTGGACCGGATCCTGGTGGTCGCCTCCGCCGAGGACGTCCCCTTCCAGCGGGTCCGCGACCTGCGGATCCTCCTCTACGACGCCACCGCGACCGGTGGCTCCGAACCGCTGGCCTACTTCGACGTGCGGCCCGAGACCGGCGCCGAGACGGCTCTGATCTGCGGGGAGCTGTACCGCCGGGGCGAGGGGTGGAAATTCCGCGCGCTCGGCGAGGGCTACTCCGACGGGCTGGTGGGGCTGGCCACCGATCACGGGATCTCGGTCGACGAGAACGCCCCCGAGCCCGCCGCGAGCCCGGCGGCCGGGAGCCCGGCGGCCGGGCCCACCGCCGAGCAGACGGCCGCGATGGCCCCGCCCACCCAGGCCCTGCCGCCCGTCCAGCCCGCCTACGGGTACCCGCAGCCGGTGTCCCCGGCCCCGGTGCCGGGTCCGGGCGCCGACCCGTCCTTCCGGCTGCCGGTGCAGGGCCCGCAGTTCATCCGCCGCTGA
- a CDS encoding HpcH/HpaI aldolase/citrate lyase family protein, giving the protein MRHFGHVSPTVRKDLFHQEPAEFTGASPARTLAAALGATLYSPATRPQLARDIRKQAGRGVVSMVLCLEDSISDGDVIDAEENLVRQFGELDADSDELPLLFIRVRTPEQIPDLVRRLGGSARRLAGFVLPKFNESSGTAFLEAVAQAEAVGGHSRLYAMPVLETPDLLHLETRAETLAGISRTVNSHRERVLALRLGVTDFCSAYGLRRTPDMTAYDVQIVAGVIADVVNVLSRADGTGFTVTGPVWEYFRSQQRLFKPQLRRSPFLAEGVEELRTALIEHDLDGLLREIELDRANGLLGKTCIHPAHVTPVHALSVVSHEEYCDAEDILRPERGGGGVMRSAYTNKMNEVKPHRAWAERTMQRAEVFGVAKEEVGFVDLLTAGLQV; this is encoded by the coding sequence ATGCGTCACTTTGGGCACGTATCGCCCACCGTCCGTAAGGACCTCTTCCACCAGGAACCGGCGGAATTCACCGGAGCCTCGCCCGCCCGCACCCTCGCCGCGGCCCTCGGGGCCACGCTCTACAGCCCCGCCACCCGCCCCCAGCTCGCCCGGGACATCCGCAAGCAGGCCGGCCGCGGAGTCGTCTCCATGGTCCTCTGCCTGGAGGATTCCATCAGCGACGGCGACGTCATCGACGCCGAGGAGAACCTCGTCCGGCAGTTCGGCGAGCTCGACGCGGACAGCGACGAGCTCCCGCTGCTGTTCATCCGCGTCCGCACCCCCGAGCAGATACCCGACCTGGTGCGCCGCCTGGGCGGCTCCGCGCGCCGACTGGCCGGATTCGTACTTCCCAAATTCAATGAGAGCAGTGGTACCGCCTTCCTCGAGGCCGTGGCCCAGGCGGAGGCCGTCGGCGGCCACTCCCGCCTGTACGCCATGCCCGTCCTGGAGACCCCGGACCTGCTCCACCTCGAAACCCGCGCCGAAACGCTGGCCGGCATCTCCCGCACCGTCAACAGCCACCGCGAGCGGGTCCTGGCCCTGCGGCTCGGCGTCACCGACTTCTGCTCCGCCTACGGCCTGCGCCGCACCCCCGACATGACCGCCTACGACGTCCAGATCGTGGCCGGGGTGATCGCCGACGTGGTCAACGTCCTCAGCCGCGCCGACGGCACCGGCTTCACCGTCACCGGACCCGTATGGGAGTACTTCCGCAGCCAGCAGCGCCTCTTCAAGCCCCAGCTGCGCCGCAGCCCCTTCCTCGCGGAGGGCGTGGAGGAACTGCGCACCGCCCTGATCGAACACGACCTGGACGGCCTGCTGCGCGAGATCGAACTCGACCGGGCCAACGGGCTGCTCGGCAAGACCTGCATCCACCCCGCCCACGTCACACCCGTCCACGCACTGTCCGTGGTCTCCCACGAGGAGTACTGCGACGCCGAGGACATCCTGCGCCCCGAGCGCGGCGGCGGCGGCGTGATGCGTTCCGCCTACACGAACAAGATGAACGAGGTGAAGCCCCACCGGGCCTGGGCCGAGCGCACCATGCAGCGCGCCGAGGTCTTCGGTGTGGCGAAGGAGGAGGTCGGCTTCGTCGACCTGCTCACGGCCGGGCTCCAGGTGTGA
- a CDS encoding peroxiredoxin — MAIEVGDKAPDFELKDNHGATVRLSDFRGEKAVVLLFYPFAFTGVCTGELCELRDQLPRFQNDEVQLLAVSNDSVPTLRVFGEQENLDYPLLSDFWPHGETSRAYGVFDEEKGCAVRGTFIIDKDGVVRWTVVNGLPDARDLNEYIKALDSL; from the coding sequence ATGGCGATCGAGGTCGGCGACAAGGCCCCGGACTTCGAGCTCAAGGACAACCACGGCGCCACCGTGCGGCTCTCCGACTTCCGGGGGGAGAAGGCCGTGGTGCTGCTCTTCTACCCGTTCGCCTTCACCGGCGTCTGCACCGGCGAGCTGTGCGAGCTGCGCGACCAGCTGCCGCGGTTCCAGAACGACGAGGTCCAGCTCCTCGCCGTCTCCAACGACTCCGTGCCGACCCTCCGGGTCTTCGGGGAGCAGGAGAACCTGGACTACCCGCTCCTGTCGGACTTCTGGCCGCACGGGGAGACCTCCCGCGCGTACGGGGTCTTCGACGAGGAGAAGGGGTGCGCGGTCCGCGGCACCTTCATCATCGACAAGGACGGCGTCGTGCGCTGGACTGTCGTCAACGGACTGCCCGACGCGCGTGACCTGAACGAGTACATCAAGGCACTCGACAGCCTCTGA
- the aceE gene encoding pyruvate dehydrogenase (acetyl-transferring), homodimeric type has translation MVSASDRNPIIIGGLPSQVPDFDPEETQEWLDSLDAAVDERGRERARYLMLRLIERAREKRVAVPEMRSTDYVNTIATKDEPFFPGNEEIERKVLNATRWNAAVMVSRAQRPGIGVGGHIATFASSASLYDVGFNHFFRGKDEGDGGDQIFFQGHASPGIYARAYLLDRLSEQQLDAFRQEKSKAPYGLSSYPHPRLMPDFWEFPTVSMGLGPLGAIYQARMNRYMEARGIADTSKSHVWAYLGDGEMDEPESLGQLSIAAREGLDNLTFVVNCNLQRLDGPVRGNGKIIQELESQFRGAGWNVIKLIWDRSWDPLLAQDRDGILVNKMNSTPDGQFQTYATESGAYIRDHFFGGDQRLRAMVENMTDYQIQHLGRGGHDHKKVYAAYAAAKAHKGQPTVILAQTVKGWTLGPNFEGRNATHQMKKLTVDDLKRFRDRLHIPITDAQLESGAPPYYHPGPKSPEIQYMHDQRSALGGYVPTRVVRAKPLQLPGDATYAAAKKGSGQQSIATTMAFVRILKDLMRDKEIGRRFVLIAPDEYRTFGMDAFFPSAKIYNPLGQQYEAVDRDLLLAYKESPTGQMLHDGISEAGCTASLIAAGSAYATHGEPLIPVYVFYSMFGFQRTGDQFWQMADQLARGFVLGATAGRTTLTGEGLQHADGHSQLLASTNPGCVAYDPAYGYEIAHIVKDGLRRMYGPQAEDVFYYLTVYNEPIQHPAEPADVDVDGILKGIHRVSAGTSGTIGAQIMASGVAVPWALEAQRILAADWNVKADVWSATSWNELRREAVEVEEHNLLHPEEEQRVPYVTRKLSGAEGPFVAVSDWMRAVPDQISRWVPGPYTSLGADGFGFADTRGAARRFFHIDAQSVVLATLTELAKAGRIDRSVLKQAVDRYQLLDVAAADPGAAGGDA, from the coding sequence GTGGTTTCCGCATCCGATCGCAATCCGATCATCATTGGCGGCCTGCCCAGTCAGGTCCCGGACTTCGATCCGGAGGAGACGCAGGAGTGGCTCGACTCCCTGGACGCAGCGGTCGACGAGCGGGGCCGTGAGCGCGCCCGCTATCTGATGCTGCGGCTGATCGAGCGGGCCCGCGAGAAGCGCGTGGCCGTGCCCGAGATGCGCAGCACCGACTACGTCAACACCATCGCCACCAAGGACGAGCCGTTCTTCCCCGGAAACGAGGAGATCGAGCGCAAGGTCCTCAACGCCACCCGGTGGAACGCGGCCGTCATGGTCTCGCGCGCCCAGCGCCCGGGCATCGGGGTCGGCGGCCACATCGCGACCTTCGCCTCCTCCGCCTCCCTCTACGACGTGGGCTTCAACCACTTCTTCCGGGGCAAGGACGAGGGCGACGGCGGCGACCAGATCTTCTTCCAGGGCCACGCGTCCCCCGGTATCTACGCGCGCGCCTATCTCCTGGACCGGCTCTCCGAGCAGCAGCTCGACGCGTTCCGGCAGGAGAAGTCGAAGGCCCCGTACGGCCTTTCGAGCTACCCGCACCCGCGGCTGATGCCGGACTTCTGGGAGTTCCCGACCGTTTCGATGGGCCTGGGCCCGCTCGGTGCGATCTACCAGGCCCGGATGAACCGGTACATGGAGGCGCGCGGGATCGCGGACACCTCCAAGTCCCACGTTTGGGCGTATCTCGGCGACGGCGAGATGGACGAGCCGGAGTCGCTCGGCCAGCTGTCGATCGCCGCCCGCGAGGGTCTGGACAACCTGACCTTCGTGGTCAACTGCAACCTCCAGCGCCTCGACGGCCCGGTGCGCGGCAACGGCAAGATCATCCAGGAGCTGGAGTCGCAGTTCCGCGGCGCCGGCTGGAACGTCATCAAGCTGATCTGGGACCGCTCCTGGGACCCGCTGCTGGCCCAGGACCGCGACGGCATCCTGGTCAACAAGATGAACTCCACCCCGGACGGGCAGTTCCAGACGTACGCCACCGAGTCGGGCGCGTACATCCGTGATCACTTCTTCGGCGGCGACCAGCGGCTGCGCGCGATGGTCGAGAACATGACCGACTATCAGATCCAGCACCTGGGCCGCGGCGGGCACGACCACAAGAAGGTCTACGCGGCCTACGCGGCGGCCAAGGCCCACAAGGGCCAGCCGACGGTGATCCTGGCCCAGACGGTCAAGGGCTGGACGCTGGGCCCGAACTTCGAGGGCCGCAACGCGACGCACCAGATGAAGAAGCTGACGGTCGACGACCTCAAGCGCTTCCGTGACCGCCTGCACATCCCGATCACGGACGCGCAGCTGGAGAGCGGCGCCCCGCCGTACTACCACCCGGGCCCGAAGTCGCCCGAGATCCAGTACATGCACGACCAGCGCAGCGCGCTCGGCGGCTACGTGCCGACCCGTGTGGTGCGCGCCAAGCCGCTGCAGCTGCCGGGCGACGCGACATACGCGGCGGCCAAGAAGGGCTCGGGCCAGCAGTCGATCGCCACCACGATGGCCTTCGTCCGCATCCTGAAGGACCTGATGCGGGACAAGGAGATCGGCCGGCGCTTCGTGCTGATCGCGCCCGACGAGTACCGCACCTTCGGCATGGACGCGTTCTTCCCGAGCGCCAAGATCTACAACCCGCTGGGGCAGCAGTACGAGGCGGTCGACCGCGACCTGCTGCTCGCGTACAAGGAGTCGCCGACCGGCCAGATGCTGCACGACGGCATCTCGGAGGCGGGCTGCACGGCCTCGCTGATCGCCGCGGGTTCGGCGTACGCCACGCACGGCGAGCCGCTGATCCCGGTCTACGTCTTCTACTCGATGTTCGGTTTCCAGCGCACCGGTGACCAGTTCTGGCAGATGGCCGACCAGCTGGCGCGCGGTTTCGTGCTGGGCGCGACCGCGGGCCGGACCACCCTGACGGGTGAGGGGCTCCAGCACGCCGACGGTCACTCCCAGCTGCTGGCGTCGACGAACCCGGGCTGCGTCGCGTACGACCCGGCCTACGGCTACGAGATCGCGCACATCGTCAAGGACGGTCTGCGGCGCATGTACGGGCCGCAGGCGGAGGACGTCTTCTACTACCTGACCGTCTACAACGAGCCGATCCAGCACCCGGCCGAGCCGGCGGACGTGGACGTGGACGGGATCCTCAAGGGCATCCACCGGGTGTCGGCGGGCACGTCCGGCACCATCGGGGCGCAGATCATGGCCTCGGGCGTGGCGGTGCCGTGGGCGCTGGAGGCGCAGCGGATCCTCGCGGCCGACTGGAACGTCAAGGCGGACGTCTGGTCGGCGACCTCCTGGAACGAGCTGCGCCGCGAGGCCGTCGAGGTGGAGGAGCACAACCTGCTCCACCCGGAGGAGGAGCAGCGCGTCCCGTACGTGACGCGGAAGCTGTCGGGTGCGGAGGGTCCGTTCGTGGCGGTCTCCGACTGGATGCGGGCGGTGCCGGACCAGATCTCGCGCTGGGTGCCCGGCCCGTACACCTCGCTGGGCGCGGACGGCTTCGGCTTCGCGGACACCCGTGGTGCGGCCCGGCGCTTCTTCCACATCGACGCCCAGTCGGTGGTCCTGGCGACGCTCACCGAGCTCGCCAAGGCCGGCCGGATCGACCGTTCGGTGCTGAAGCAGGCCGTGGACCGGTACCAGCTGCTGGACGTCGCGGCGGCGGACCCGGGCGCGGCGGGCGGCGACGCGTAG
- a CDS encoding DUF3052 domain-containing protein codes for MSATADHAENLAARLGFQSEQVVQEIGYDDDVDQDFRDVVDELVGDLVDEDYDDVADAVLLWFREDDGDLADALVDATELIEDGALILLLTPKTGRPGYVEASDIKEAAETAGLSLAKGLPVGKEWAATKLVTPKTAVKKR; via the coding sequence GTGAGCGCGACCGCGGACCACGCGGAGAACCTGGCCGCCCGGCTGGGTTTCCAGTCCGAACAGGTGGTCCAGGAGATCGGCTACGACGACGACGTCGATCAGGATTTCCGTGATGTCGTTGATGAGCTCGTCGGCGATCTCGTCGACGAGGACTACGACGACGTCGCGGACGCCGTTTTGCTGTGGTTCCGCGAGGACGACGGCGATCTGGCGGACGCACTGGTCGATGCCACCGAGCTGATCGAGGACGGCGCACTGATCCTGCTGCTGACCCCCAAGACGGGCCGCCCCGGCTACGTCGAGGCCAGCGACATCAAGGAAGCCGCGGAGACCGCCGGCCTCTCGCTGGCCAAGGGTCTTCCCGTAGGCAAGGAGTGGGCCGCCACCAAGCTGGTGACGCCCAAGACGGCCGTCAAGAAGCGCTAA
- a CDS encoding potassium channel family protein, with translation MKQPSRQLLWERRSQTPLLVLAVGFAVAYAVPIVVPDASAQVHRACTYAEWVVWGAFAVDYVVRLGLAADRRHFVRTHWLDLCAVVLPLAQPLRLLRLVSTLLLVGRRARMAPQIRLTTYVAGAVVGLLMFGSLAVLSVERDAPDGNIKNLGDAVWWSFTTMTTVGYGDHSPTTGLGRVLAVGLMLSGIALLGVVTANIAAWFISRFERDDRAERLQLAAIEELHAEVRALRAEVARLGDPQAGQPGAPAPREAVAGPSSPTP, from the coding sequence ATGAAGCAACCCTCCCGCCAGCTGCTCTGGGAGCGGCGGAGCCAGACCCCGCTGCTCGTCCTCGCCGTGGGCTTCGCCGTGGCGTACGCCGTGCCGATCGTCGTCCCCGACGCGAGCGCGCAGGTGCACCGGGCGTGCACGTACGCGGAGTGGGTGGTGTGGGGGGCCTTCGCCGTCGACTACGTGGTCCGGCTGGGTCTCGCGGCGGACCGCCGGCACTTCGTACGGACGCACTGGCTGGACCTGTGCGCCGTGGTGCTGCCGCTGGCGCAGCCCCTGCGGCTGCTGCGGCTTGTGTCGACGCTGCTGCTGGTGGGCCGGCGGGCCCGGATGGCTCCGCAGATCCGGCTGACGACCTATGTGGCCGGAGCGGTCGTGGGGCTGCTGATGTTCGGCTCCCTCGCGGTGCTGAGCGTGGAGCGGGACGCCCCGGACGGGAACATCAAGAACCTGGGCGACGCGGTGTGGTGGTCCTTCACCACCATGACGACGGTCGGGTACGGCGACCACTCCCCCACCACCGGCCTCGGCCGGGTCCTGGCCGTCGGCCTGATGCTGTCGGGGATCGCCCTGCTCGGTGTGGTGACCGCGAACATCGCCGCCTGGTTCATCTCCCGCTTCGAGCGGGACGACCGGGCGGAGCGCCTCCAGCTGGCGGCCATCGAGGAACTCCACGCGGAGGTACGGGCGCTGCGTGCCGAGGTCGCCCGGCTGGGTGACCCGCAGGCCGGGCAGCCGGGCGCCCCGGCGCCGCGCGAGGCCGTGGCGGGGCCTAGTTCTCCCACACCTTGA
- a CDS encoding DUF475 domain-containing protein: MVLKTFGWSFAITALGLVAAVFYGGWQAFGIVAILSVLEISLSFDNAVVNAGILKKMNAFWQKIFLTIGVLIAVFGMRLVFPVVIVAISAKIGPLEAVELAINDKEMYEQLVTDAHPSIAAFGGMFLLMIFLDFIFEDRDIKWLAWLERPLAKLGKVDMLSACIALIVLVVTSMTFAANAHQHGGVHVDKGQTVLISGILGLITYMVVGGLSGYFENKLEEEEEAEHEAEEEAKKSGKPVSAVAMAGKAAFFMFLYLEVLDASFSFDGVIGAFAITNDIVLMALGLGIGAMYVRSLTVYLVRQGTLDDYVYLEHGAHYAIGALAVILLVTIQYEINEIITGLVGVLLIGWSFWSSVRRNKRLELEGSAAEA; this comes from the coding sequence GTGGTTCTCAAAACCTTCGGCTGGTCGTTCGCAATCACTGCGCTCGGTCTGGTCGCAGCGGTGTTCTACGGGGGGTGGCAGGCCTTCGGTATCGTGGCGATCCTGTCGGTCCTCGAGATCTCGCTGTCTTTCGACAACGCGGTGGTCAACGCCGGAATCCTGAAGAAGATGAATGCCTTCTGGCAGAAGATCTTCCTCACCATCGGCGTACTCATCGCGGTCTTCGGTATGCGACTGGTCTTCCCCGTTGTGATCGTCGCGATCAGCGCCAAGATCGGGCCCCTCGAGGCCGTGGAACTGGCCATCAACGACAAGGAGATGTACGAGCAGCTGGTCACGGACGCCCACCCGTCCATCGCTGCCTTCGGCGGCATGTTCCTGCTGATGATCTTCCTCGACTTCATCTTCGAGGACCGTGACATCAAGTGGCTCGCCTGGCTGGAGCGCCCGCTCGCCAAGCTCGGCAAGGTCGACATGCTGTCCGCCTGCATCGCCCTGATCGTCCTGGTCGTCACCTCGATGACCTTCGCCGCCAACGCCCACCAGCACGGCGGCGTCCACGTGGACAAGGGCCAGACCGTCCTGATCTCCGGCATCCTCGGCCTGATCACCTACATGGTCGTCGGCGGCCTCTCCGGCTACTTCGAGAACAAGCTGGAGGAAGAGGAGGAGGCCGAGCACGAGGCCGAGGAAGAGGCCAAGAAGAGCGGCAAGCCCGTTTCGGCCGTCGCGATGGCCGGCAAGGCCGCCTTCTTCATGTTCCTCTACCTCGAAGTCCTCGACGCCTCGTTCTCCTTCGACGGGGTCATCGGCGCCTTCGCCATCACCAACGACATCGTGCTCATGGCCCTCGGCCTCGGCATCGGTGCCATGTACGTCCGGTCGCTGACGGTCTACCTCGTCCGCCAGGGCACCCTCGACGACTACGTCTACCTGGAGCACGGCGCGCACTACGCCATCGGCGCGCTCGCCGTGATCCTGCTCGTCACCATCCAGTACGAGATCAACGAGATCATCACCGGCCTCGTCGGCGTGCTCCTGATCGGATGGTCCTTCTGGTCCTCGGTGCGCCGCAACAAGCGCCTGGAACTGGAGGGTTCCGCCGCCGAGGCATGA
- a CDS encoding TerD family protein produces the protein MGVTLAKGGNVSLSKAAPNLTRVLIGLGWDARSTTGADFDLDASALLCNSGRVLGDEYFVFYNNLKSPDGSVEHTGDNLTGEGDGDDESIIIDLTKVPDRVDKIVFPVSIHEADSRRQSFGQVSNAFIRVVNQADGQELARYDLSEDASSETAMIFGEVYRYGGEWKFRAVGQGYASGLRGIALDFGVNVS, from the coding sequence ATGGGCGTCACACTCGCCAAGGGGGGCAATGTCTCCCTGTCCAAGGCCGCACCGAACCTGACCCGGGTTCTCATCGGGCTCGGCTGGGACGCGCGCTCGACCACGGGCGCGGACTTCGACCTCGACGCCAGCGCGCTGCTGTGCAACAGCGGCCGGGTGCTCGGGGACGAGTACTTCGTCTTCTACAACAACCTGAAGAGCCCCGACGGCTCCGTCGAACACACGGGGGACAACCTCACCGGCGAGGGCGACGGCGACGACGAGTCGATCATCATCGACCTCACCAAGGTGCCGGACCGCGTCGACAAGATCGTCTTCCCGGTCTCGATCCACGAGGCGGACAGCCGCCGGCAGAGCTTCGGCCAGGTCAGTAACGCCTTCATTCGCGTGGTGAACCAGGCGGACGGCCAGGAACTGGCCCGCTACGACCTTTCCGAGGACGCCTCCAGCGAGACCGCGATGATCTTCGGCGAGGTCTACCGGTACGGGGGTGAATGGAAGTTCCGTGCGGTGGGGCAGGGGTACGCGTCGGGCCTGAGGGGCATCGCTCTAGACTTCGGGGTCAACGTTTCGTAA
- a CDS encoding TerD family protein, producing MGVSLSKGGNVSLTKAAPNLTAVIVGLGWDARTTTGVDFDLDASAILTNDQGKVASDANFVFFNNLKSPDGSVEHTGDNTTGEGEGDDEAIKVNLAGVPADVAKIVFPVSIYEAESRQQSFGQVRNAYIRVVNQADNTELARYDLSEDASTETAMVFGELYRNGAEWKFRAIGQGYASGLRGIAQDFGVNV from the coding sequence GTGGGAGTCAGCCTCAGCAAGGGCGGCAACGTCTCGCTGACCAAGGCCGCGCCTAACCTGACGGCGGTCATCGTCGGTCTGGGCTGGGATGCTCGCACCACCACCGGTGTCGACTTCGACCTCGACGCCAGCGCGATCCTGACCAACGACCAGGGCAAGGTCGCCAGCGACGCGAACTTCGTCTTCTTCAACAACCTGAAGAGCCCCGACGGCTCGGTCGAGCACACCGGTGACAACACCACCGGTGAGGGCGAGGGCGACGACGAGGCGATCAAGGTGAACCTCGCCGGTGTACCGGCCGATGTCGCCAAGATCGTCTTCCCGGTCTCGATCTACGAGGCCGAGAGCCGCCAGCAGAGCTTCGGCCAGGTCCGCAACGCGTACATCCGCGTCGTGAACCAGGCGGACAACACCGAGCTCGCCCGCTACGACCTCTCCGAGGACGCCTCGACCGAGACCGCCATGGTCTTCGGCGAGCTGTACCGCAACGGCGCGGAGTGGAAGTTCCGCGCCATCGGCCAGGGCTACGCCTCGGGCCTGCGCGGCATCGCGCAGGACTTCGGCGTCAACGTCTGA
- a CDS encoding TerD family protein → MGFFDGIMGSRAVQFQSGSASSNAIELTKRHPTVSLTKQGAVHGNLRVNLSWRMRTSDIGGSSYGQSGRLLRHPFKLFKPDMVQAHTQGMVNVDLDMGCLYELTDGTRGVVQPLGNLLGDINDPPYVKLSGDDRFGSASGETLYVNLDHADEIKRMLVFVYIYDQTPAFDRTHAMVTLFPVTGPRVEIPLEERHPQARSCAVVSLEHVKGEFVVRREVKFVYGFQAELDRLYGWGLQWGRGYKSTKA, encoded by the coding sequence ATGGGCTTCTTCGACGGCATCATGGGCAGCCGCGCCGTGCAGTTCCAGTCGGGCAGCGCCTCGTCCAACGCGATCGAGCTGACCAAGCGGCACCCGACGGTGTCGCTCACCAAACAGGGGGCGGTCCACGGCAATCTGCGCGTCAACCTGTCCTGGCGCATGCGCACCTCGGACATCGGCGGCAGCAGCTACGGGCAGAGCGGCCGGCTCCTGCGGCATCCGTTCAAGCTGTTCAAGCCCGACATGGTGCAGGCGCACACCCAGGGCATGGTCAACGTCGACCTCGACATGGGCTGTCTGTACGAGCTGACCGACGGCACCCGGGGCGTCGTCCAGCCGCTGGGCAACCTGCTGGGCGACATCAACGACCCGCCGTACGTGAAGCTCAGCGGGGACGACCGGTTCGGGTCGGCGTCGGGGGAGACCCTCTACGTCAACCTCGACCACGCCGACGAGATCAAGCGGATGCTGGTCTTCGTCTACATCTACGACCAGACCCCGGCCTTCGACCGCACCCACGCCATGGTCACGCTCTTCCCGGTCACCGGGCCGCGGGTCGAGATCCCCCTGGAGGAGCGGCACCCGCAGGCCCGCTCCTGCGCGGTGGTCTCCCTCGAGCACGTCAAGGGCGAGTTCGTCGTACGGCGCGAGGTGAAGTTCGTGTACGGGTTCCAGGCCGAGCTGGACCGGCTGTACGGCTGGGGGCTCCAGTGGGGGCGGGGCTACAAGAGCACCAAGGCCTGA
- a CDS encoding TetR/AcrR family transcriptional regulator — protein sequence MTDERPAPAAPVVAGLRERKKRRTRDALLRAALLLFVSQGYERTTVDEITDTVHVSQRTFFRYFANKEEVAFAVQDLVESHFFAELQARPATEGPLEAMRGAVLATWDHLEQALSDVVPVDLYMRSYRLIESTPALLAVHLRRCTGLEERISRLIAAREGLDVDGDPRPRVAVAAFSGVMRVTGRLWGQGEDTSVAAIRRMTEACLDQIGPALAGNWRRTSAGAGVANG from the coding sequence ATGACCGACGAGCGGCCGGCACCGGCCGCACCGGTGGTGGCGGGACTGCGCGAGCGCAAGAAGCGGCGCACCCGGGACGCGCTGCTGCGCGCCGCCCTGCTGCTCTTCGTCTCCCAGGGGTACGAGCGCACCACCGTCGACGAGATCACCGACACCGTGCACGTGTCGCAGCGGACCTTCTTCCGCTACTTCGCGAACAAGGAGGAGGTGGCGTTCGCCGTCCAGGACCTGGTCGAGTCGCACTTCTTCGCCGAACTGCAGGCCCGGCCGGCCACCGAGGGCCCGCTCGAGGCGATGCGCGGCGCGGTGCTCGCCACCTGGGACCACCTCGAGCAGGCCCTCTCCGATGTGGTCCCCGTCGACCTCTACATGCGCAGCTACCGGCTGATCGAGTCCACCCCGGCCCTGCTCGCCGTGCACCTGCGCCGCTGCACCGGCCTGGAGGAGCGGATCTCCCGGCTGATCGCCGCCCGCGAGGGCCTGGACGTGGACGGCGACCCGCGCCCGCGCGTGGCCGTCGCCGCGTTCTCGGGTGTGATGCGGGTCACCGGGCGGCTCTGGGGGCAGGGCGAGGACACCAGCGTGGCCGCGATCCGGCGGATGACCGAGGCCTGTCTGGACCAGATCGGCCCTGCCCTGGCCGGGAACTGGCGCCGTACGTCCGCCGGAGCCGGGGTCGCGAACGGCTGA
- a CDS encoding peptidase inhibitor family I36 protein has protein sequence MRTCNTARVTALAAAVLAATALIPSAAGSAHAAGPATLGACATGQLCLWAKPEFKGTRYTHELSTLDINSCTALPAGTSAQSLTNRTGRPVTTYQSAVCAETGEFQTYPGDGVWLPQSPYQVRAFKVWEN, from the coding sequence ATGCGTACGTGTAACACCGCTCGCGTCACCGCCCTGGCCGCCGCCGTCCTGGCCGCCACCGCCCTCATCCCGAGCGCGGCCGGTTCCGCGCACGCCGCGGGCCCGGCGACCCTCGGGGCATGCGCCACCGGGCAGCTGTGCCTGTGGGCGAAACCGGAGTTCAAGGGCACCCGGTACACCCACGAACTGAGCACCCTGGACATCAACAGCTGCACCGCGCTGCCCGCCGGAACCAGCGCGCAGTCGCTCACCAACCGCACCGGGCGCCCGGTGACCACCTACCAGTCGGCCGTGTGCGCGGAGACCGGCGAGTTCCAGACCTATCCCGGGGACGGGGTCTGGCTACCCCAGTCCCCCTACCAGGTGAGGGCGTTCAAGGTGTGGGAGAACTAG